The Thermoplasma acidophilum DSM 1728 genome includes a window with the following:
- a CDS encoding redox-regulated ATPase YchF, which yields MSVKIGLVGEPNVGKSTFFSAATQNEAEIGDFPFTTVKPNLGMTFFTVKCPDTEIGARCNPREGYCENGIRHVPVQVIDVPGLIEGASEGRGMGNEFMDAIRDVDAIVLIVDVSSGSVDEIRKSITLVTDEIRKWFADRIYSDWEHFSRRSEAAGERREVALRRKLALFGVSEKKIYEILETEFFPARLSIWTMDDAYNLASAILKHAKPIIYAGNKGDKIDANTIGKIKVSIPDIYVVSAEYELAVKRARNAGLIDSVLTGFNITGGNQKQRDALAMIDRWFRTPDVIRIHDLIEKVVKDTLHYIVVYPVYDENKWTDKAGNVLPDAYVMIQGSTALDLAFRVHTDIGEGFIRAINGRTKMVLGKDYVLKDSDVIKIISKK from the coding sequence ATGTCAGTTAAGATCGGCCTCGTTGGAGAGCCAAATGTGGGTAAGTCAACGTTTTTTTCAGCCGCAACGCAGAACGAGGCCGAGATCGGTGACTTTCCATTCACAACGGTCAAACCGAATCTTGGCATGACGTTCTTCACCGTAAAGTGTCCGGATACAGAGATAGGCGCCAGGTGCAACCCAAGGGAGGGATACTGCGAGAACGGGATAAGGCATGTGCCAGTGCAGGTCATAGACGTCCCTGGTCTGATTGAGGGTGCCAGCGAGGGCCGCGGCATGGGCAACGAGTTCATGGATGCCATCAGGGATGTTGACGCAATAGTGCTCATAGTTGACGTATCCTCCGGGTCGGTTGACGAAATAAGGAAGAGCATAACCCTGGTTACTGATGAGATCCGAAAATGGTTTGCGGACAGGATCTATTCTGATTGGGAACATTTCAGCAGGCGCAGTGAGGCTGCCGGCGAAAGGCGCGAGGTCGCCCTCAGGCGGAAGCTGGCACTCTTCGGAGTATCAGAGAAGAAGATCTATGAGATACTTGAGACGGAATTCTTTCCCGCACGGCTCAGCATATGGACGATGGATGATGCATACAACCTGGCCTCAGCCATACTCAAGCATGCCAAGCCAATAATATACGCGGGAAACAAGGGGGATAAGATCGATGCAAACACCATAGGAAAGATAAAGGTGTCGATACCGGATATTTACGTTGTCTCTGCAGAATACGAACTCGCTGTAAAGCGTGCGAGAAACGCAGGCCTGATAGATTCGGTTCTCACAGGCTTCAATATTACCGGTGGAAATCAGAAGCAGAGGGATGCGCTGGCGATGATCGACAGATGGTTCAGGACACCGGACGTCATAAGGATACACGACCTGATAGAGAAAGTAGTTAAAGATACGCTCCATTACATCGTCGTTTATCCGGTTTACGATGAAAATAAATGGACGGATAAGGCCGGAAATGTGCTTCCAGATGCCTATGTTATGATACAGGGATCCACTGCGCTGGATCTGGCATTCAGGGTGCACACGGATATAGGCGAAGGGTTCATAAGGGCCATCAACGGGCGAACTAAGATGGTGCTTGGAAAGGATTACGTGCTGAAGGATTCGGATGTTATAAAGATAATATCAAAGAAGTGA